The following nucleotide sequence is from Atribacterota bacterium.
CCTCAGTGCTGACAGGTCCCTTAATAGTTCTTTCAATTGCATGGGCTTTTTTTCTACCATTGGCTAATAAGATAATTTTTTTTGCTTTCATTATAGTTCCAATTCCCATAGTAATCGCTTGTTTGGGTACTTCTTGAATATTATTAAAATACTGGGAATTTGCCCGGATGGTTGCTTCTGATAAGTTGACCAGATGAGTCTTGCTATTTAAACCAATGGCAGGTTCATTAAATCCCAGATGTCCATTATCCCCAATACCCAATATTTGCAGGTCAATCCCGCCATTTTTTTGAATAAGATTTTCATATTGATTGCATTCTTCCTTAATATTTTCAGTTACCCCGTTTAGTAGGTGTATATTTTCTTTTTTGATGTTGATATGTTTTAAAAAGTTATTCCACATATAATAATGATAACTCTGTGGATGTTTGGATGATAAGCCGTAGTATTCATCCAGGTTAAAAGTAGTGATTTTAGAAAAATCTATTTCGCTTTTATTAAACATGTTAATCAGTTCCTGATACATTCCAATCGGGGTTTGACCAGTAGCCAAACCCAGGACGGTATTTTTCTTCTGTGTAATCTGGTCGGCAACCAGCTGAGCCGCTTGAACACTGAGTTGGCGATAGTTTCTGACAGTCACAACATTCATATATCTTCTCTCCTGAATTTAACTCACCCTGAAACTATAAAATTATATTTCAAAGTATTTACTTAATTTTGGAATAAATAAAAGTAAAGATAAGGTTTAATTATTTATATTTTATATAATCCAACTCACTATATATGGGAAATTTCCCAACTAGTGGTTTTATATAATCAATGTATTCCTTAGTTACAAAGTTTCCACAGTCATTAATATATTTATCATCCATTGGCTTTATTTTTAAGGCTGTATCTTCAAAGGGAACTGTACTTAATTTTATCTGATAAGGGAAAGAATTAGTCCGTATAATAGAAACCATTACTCCCGATATACTCTCTTCGGCTAACTTTATAGCTTTCACTCCACAGGCATAGGCTTCTTCCAGGTCTACCCTGCTTGCCCTGTCTATAGCACACATGGATAAAGACTCAGTTATCTGGAATTCACCTCTGAAATCTGTTTCCTGATGGATAATCTTGTGTAAATTAAGTGCAGCACTTCCTCCACCCATGGCTCCAAATTCAAAATCATTATTGCTATTCTCTGAATGCAGACTGGCTACAAATCTATCATCTTTCCATTTTATACCTTCACCGCAAACTATATATACCCATCCGTATTTTTTTATACAATCCTCTACATCAGACAGGAATCCTTCTCTGGAGAAAGGTCTTTCGGGAATATAGATAAGATGAGGAGCATCTGATTCCTTTTTTTTTGCCAGTGCTGCTGAAGCAGCCAGCCAGCCGGTATCTCTTCCGACAGTCTGGAAAACAACATATTTATCTACACTCTGCATATCCCGGGCAAGTCTGCCTGCCTGCTGTACCGAAAGACAAGTATATCGTGCTGCAGAAGCAAATCCGGGGGCATGGTCAGTGCCACAAAGATCATTATCTACTGTCTTTGGGATTCCGATTATGCAAACCTGATAATTTTTTTCTTTACAATATTGTTCAATCTGCTTATTGATTTGCATGGTTCCATTGCCTCCGATAAGAAAGACATAACCAATATTATGTTTTTGAAGCTGTTTCAGGATGAGAGGAAAATCATCTTTTTTCAGAATATATCTACAAGAACCCAGGATTGAGCCAGGGGTTTGCCAGAGCGATTGAAGGACTTCGGGGTTTTCTGTCCCCAGATCAATAATTTTATCTTCCAGTAAACCTATAATTCCGTCTCTCATTCCCAAAATATGATTTATTTTTTTTGATTTAAGCCCTGCTTGAATGAGCCCGCAAAGACTCGAATTAATTACAGAGGTTGGCCCACCTAACTGACCAATAACAGCATTTTTTTTCATTAAAAATCCTTATTTCTATATAAATTTTTATTGCTTAAATATATTACATAGATAAACATACAGGCATAGAAATTGTTTTTTTTACCTATTTACTTATTGTATTTAATGTGCATATATGAAAACTATTGCCGGTATTTTGAATAGGTATCAAAGCCTACGGCTGAAAGGATTATAGCCCCTTTAACGACATACTGAACATAAATATGTATACCCATAAGATTGAATACATTAGCAATAATGGTCAGTAACAAAACACCAATGAGTGTCCTGACAACCGAACCTTCACCACCGGAAACACTGGTTCCTCCAATTACTGTAGAGGCAATTGCATCTAATTCATAACCCTGTCCGGCAAGAGGGGTAACTGATAAAAGCCGTGAAGCATAAACAATACCGGCCATAGCAGCCATTAAACCTCCTACAACAAAAGTAAGAATATGATAATAATCTACCTTCACGCCTGAAAGTCTTGCTGCTTCTTTATTTCCACCAAGTGCACTGGCATATCTTCCAAACCTGGTTCTTGTTAAAATAAATTGCCATAAAACTACCATTATAATAAGAATAATGATAGGGAATGGTATTGGTCCCAGGTACCCCGTACCTATATAGGCAAAATCCGGAGCCTCTACATAAACAGGATATCCACCAGTATAAAGGTATGCCAGGCCTCTGATAATCGTCATGGTGCCCAGTGTGGCAATTATTGCCGGAATGTGAACTTTTGCTGTTAAGAAGCCGTTAAAAAATCCAAAAATGGCACCTATTATTAACACAAGCAATACAGCCAGGCTCCAGTGCATATGGTGTTGCAGACCAACACTCATAGCTGCTGTTAAAGCAAGCAATGACCCGACTGAGATATCAAATCCTCCTCCGATAATGACAAAGGTTGTTCCAATTGCCATTATTCCTATAATAGAGCTTTGTCTGAGTACATTGATAATATTAGGCCAGGACAAAAATCCCGGGGTAATGAAAGATAACAGAATGCATAATAATAAGAATATAAATAATATTCCGTTTTTACTTACTAAATTCCAGTATTTTTTTAAATTTTCATTTGTATTTTTTTTCATAACCTTTTCTCTATTAGTATTTTATTAAATATTTTTTACACAATTTGTAAAATTTATTTACTTTTCTTCAATATAGTTCTCATAACTTCTTCCTGGGTGACGCCCTGATGAAATTCATCAGTGATTACACCATTGCTTAAGACTAATATCCTGTCTGAGACTTTTATTACTTCCGGCACTTCAGAAGATATAAATATAATACAAACACCTGCTTCAGCCAGCTTACGGACAATATTATAAATCTCCAGCTTGGCTTTTACATCAATTCCCTGAGTGGGTTCATCCATTATTAAAACTTTGGGTTCAGTCTGCAACCATTTAGAGATGGCAACTTTCTGCTGATTCCCTCCACTCAAATATCTTGTAATCTGCTTAACACCGGAAGTTCTTATGTCCAATTTTTCTATCGCCTGTTTTGCTATTGCATATTCTTTTGATGGTGAAATAATTCCGTTGTTTAAAACCTGGTTCAGGGTAGGAAGAGTAATATTTTTATATAGTTCTAACATAAGAATAAGGGCATCTTTTTTCCTGTCTTCCGGAACCAGTGAGATACCTTGTTTAACAGCATCAAGGGGTGATTGAATCTGGACCGGTTTTTCATTAATGAAAATTTGACCGCTTTCCATCTTATCAGCTCCAAATATAAGCCTGGATAACTCTGTTTTTCCTGCCCCCCTGAGACCTGCAATGCCAAGAACCTCTCCTGCGCAAGCTTTAAATGAAATACCGTTTACTCTGGGTTTTCTCTTCAGGTTCTCTACCTTTAAGACAGTTTCCAGGCATTTTTCATGTCCGGTAAATTTAGAAGTATAAGCATCTTTTAAAGTCTCTCCGACCATCATGGTAATCACTTTCTCCTGATCCACCTCTTTGGTAGAAACAGTATCTATTTTTTCACCATCTCTTAAAATTGTAATTCGGTCTGCAATCCTGAACACTTCTCCTAAAAGATGGGTGATATATAAAATACTTATATGATTTGATTTTAGTTCAGAAATGATTCTAAAAAGATGTTCTATTTCATCTGCTGATAAGGAAGCAGTCGGCTCGTCCATAATAATAAATTTAGCTTTGTGAATTAGGGCTTTTAAAATCTCTACCAATTTTTGTTCTGCTACTCCCAAATCTCTTACTTTATCATGAGGAGATAATTCAAACCCCAGCTGTTCGGTAATCTCCAAATATTGCTGGTAAATCTTTTTTTCATCAATTATGCCTAATCTGATGAACTGCTCTGCTCCCAAAAAAATGTTTTGTATAACAGTTAATTGTGGTATCAGACTGTTTTCCTGATAAATCGCGCTGATTCCACTTTGAAAAGCCTGGGCAGGTGAATTAAAGTCCACTTTTTGGTTATCAAAAAAGATTTCGCCTGAATCTTTTTTATACGCACCAACTATTGATTTAATCAATGTCGATTTTCCGGCTCCGTTTTCTCCTACCAGGGCATGTACTTCAC
It contains:
- the nagB gene encoding glucosamine-6-phosphate deaminase, which encodes MNVVTVRNYRQLSVQAAQLVADQITQKKNTVLGLATGQTPIGMYQELINMFNKSEIDFSKITTFNLDEYYGLSSKHPQSYHYYMWNNFLKHINIKKENIHLLNGVTENIKEECNQYENLIQKNGGIDLQILGIGDNGHLGFNEPAIGLNSKTHLVNLSEATIRANSQYFNNIQEVPKQAITMGIGTIMKAKKIILLANGRKKAHAIERTIKGPVSTEVPATVLQLHQDVTIIIDQKAATDL
- a CDS encoding diphosphate--fructose-6-phosphate 1-phosphotransferase, producing the protein MKKNAVIGQLGGPTSVINSSLCGLIQAGLKSKKINHILGMRDGIIGLLEDKIIDLGTENPEVLQSLWQTPGSILGSCRYILKKDDFPLILKQLQKHNIGYVFLIGGNGTMQINKQIEQYCKEKNYQVCIIGIPKTVDNDLCGTDHAPGFASAARYTCLSVQQAGRLARDMQSVDKYVVFQTVGRDTGWLAASAALAKKKESDAPHLIYIPERPFSREGFLSDVEDCIKKYGWVYIVCGEGIKWKDDRFVASLHSENSNNDFEFGAMGGGSAALNLHKIIHQETDFRGEFQITESLSMCAIDRASRVDLEEAYACGVKAIKLAEESISGVMVSIIRTNSFPYQIKLSTVPFEDTALKIKPMDDKYINDCGNFVTKEYIDYIKPLVGKFPIYSELDYIKYK
- a CDS encoding ABC transporter permease, which encodes MKKNTNENLKKYWNLVSKNGILFIFLLLCILLSFITPGFLSWPNIINVLRQSSIIGIMAIGTTFVIIGGGFDISVGSLLALTAAMSVGLQHHMHWSLAVLLVLIIGAIFGFFNGFLTAKVHIPAIIATLGTMTIIRGLAYLYTGGYPVYVEAPDFAYIGTGYLGPIPFPIIILIIMVVLWQFILTRTRFGRYASALGGNKEAARLSGVKVDYYHILTFVVGGLMAAMAGIVYASRLLSVTPLAGQGYELDAIASTVIGGTSVSGGEGSVVRTLIGVLLLTIIANVFNLMGIHIYVQYVVKGAIILSAVGFDTYSKYRQ
- a CDS encoding sugar ABC transporter ATP-binding protein, which codes for MKKNNPLLKVIKLRKTFPGVVALNNIDLEINEGEVHALVGENGAGKSTLIKSIVGAYKKDSGEIFFDNQKVDFNSPAQAFQSGISAIYQENSLIPQLTVIQNIFLGAEQFIRLGIIDEKKIYQQYLEITEQLGFELSPHDKVRDLGVAEQKLVEILKALIHKAKFIIMDEPTASLSADEIEHLFRIISELKSNHISILYITHLLGEVFRIADRITILRDGEKIDTVSTKEVDQEKVITMMVGETLKDAYTSKFTGHEKCLETVLKVENLKRKPRVNGISFKACAGEVLGIAGLRGAGKTELSRLIFGADKMESGQIFINEKPVQIQSPLDAVKQGISLVPEDRKKDALILMLELYKNITLPTLNQVLNNGIISPSKEYAIAKQAIEKLDIRTSGVKQITRYLSGGNQQKVAISKWLQTEPKVLIMDEPTQGIDVKAKLEIYNIVRKLAEAGVCIIFISSEVPEVIKVSDRILVLSNGVITDEFHQGVTQEEVMRTILKKSK